A region of the Clostridium estertheticum subsp. estertheticum genome:
AAAGCTCCCTCCCCTCGCTAAGTCTTGTTCTCCACATTTCATTTATAATGTGTTTATTAACAATATCCTCTGTATTTTTAAGTATAGCAGTTCTCTTTATACATTTTCTTTCAATTTCATTAGGTACAATATTACTTTTTTTCTCGAAATTACGAATTAATTCTTCGAATGCTGCATATGTATAATGTAATTCTCTTTTCCAGCACATCGATTTCATATTGCAATTACTACACACCCTATCTGCAAGATTTTCAACGAGCGCGCTACTTTTACCTTTCATAGCTAACTTATCATTATCTACTAGATTATTTACTATATCCGACATATTAGAAAGTACATCCGAAAAATTATTTAGTCTCCCTACAAATGTATCCTTAATTTTATTTATATAACCCTGCTCTATGCTTTGCTTTTTTTTATCCGAATTAAACTCTATGGATAATTTATCGTAAGTGTTTTGTGGTATTAGTAGAAATATTACCCCTGCCACAAACGCTTCAAACAATATAAATGTAGATCCAGTATTACAATATATCTTTATTATTGAAAAAGCTACTAAATAAGATATAACACTTAAAATTTTTCCAGTCTCCTTAAAAATTCCTGTTATTAAACCACATATGCCATACATTCCTATAAACACAATCATATTTGGCGATGACATGCCTACAATGATACCCATAGCAACTCCCGACGCAGCACCTGCTCCACTTCCATTAATGTATGCTATCATTATAACAAATGTCAGACCTAAAATATTTGTGATTGATATAGTGAAAACACTGAGCCCCCAAGTACCTGCTATAATTAATGAACTTATAATTGACATGCTTATTATTTCTTCATTTGAAAATATATGTTTTGTTCTAATCTCATTAAAGCATAAAAGACTATAATCAAGAATAAAATATAAAGGAAAGATACATAAAACCAGAAAAAACGAATTTAGAAACGCCATTAAAGGACTTATCCTAACTATAAAAAAATTATAGATAAACAATTCGAACATAATAATAACAAGCATACTAGCTAAAGCTCTAGTTTTAACTTCCATTTTTTTAAATACACGGCTTAAAAGGGCAATAGTAACTATTATTACTAAATATGATGGTAAATTGTTTAAATTTTTATATAAAGTAATATAGCCTAAAAATGTACCGCTTGCTGTGATTATTGGAATTTTATCATCATTTACAAATATTATAGCTATTAAGAAAGCTACTCCAAATGGTGCTGTATTATTAATAAGAATAACTCTGCTTATTAATAATCCAATCGTAAAATAAAGAATTCCTCTTAAGATTAAATTAACATTCAATGCATTTTTCTTTTGTATTTCGTCCTTTACCTTTCCAACTCTTTCATATGGAAATATATCAATTCCGTATTGCATATTACAAATCACCCACCTTTAATATTTAGGTCTTCATTATAACAAATTCATATGGAAATAATTGTCATAAGGTGAGATCATTGTATATTTTTTATGAGACAATAAAATTTATATTTTTTATTACATAATTATACATTTCCCTATAATATAAAAAAACCTACTATATTAATATAGGGGGCTTTAGATTATTAAATGAAGCTTGTCATTTCTTGCAATTATATATTCAAGAAATTTATACTTATATGTTTTTTATAATCATTTTAAAATAAGCGAAAAAATAACTCATAAGTTTCCTTATGAGTTATGGTAGCGGAAATAGGACTTGAACCTACGACCCTTCGGGTATGAACCGAATGCTCTAGCCAGCTGAGCTATTCCGCCATATTTGGTTGCGGGAGTAGGACTTGAACCTACGACCTTCGGGTTATGAGCCCGACGAGCTACCAACTGCTCCATCCCGCGATATTTAATGCTGAAGACCGGAATCGAACCGGTACGGTGTTTAACCACCGCAGGATTTTAAGTCCTGTGCGTCTGCCAGTTCCGCCACTCCAGCTCATTTACTTTTAGCTATTTTTATTATAACACTTTATTTAATTACCAGATCTAATAATTTAAGTTTAATGGTTGCGGGAGTAGGACTTGAACCTACGACCTTCGGGTTATGAGCCCGACGAGCTACCAACTGCTCCATCCCGCGATATTGGTGCTGAAGACCGGAATCGAACCGGTACGGTGTTTAACCACCGCAGGATTTTAAGTCCTGTGCGTCTGCCAGTTCCGCCACTCCAGCTTTCTTAATTGTAAGTAAAACTCACTAACAACTTTTACTAAGTTTACATTTCAAGTTATTTATAACTTAATGGTTGCGGGGACAGGACTTGAACCTGTGACCTTCGGGTTATGAGCCCGACGAGCTACCAACTGCTCCACCCCGCGATATTAACACTTAAAATTGTTAACTACTTATGTTGTTTAACTGATGTAATGAGTAATCTAAAATTCATTGGTTGCGGGGACAGGACTTGAACCTGTGACCTTCGGGTTATGAGCCCGACGAGCTACCAACTGCTCCACCCCGCGACATTAATGTTTAAGGTTAAAATATTATTAACTATATTAGTATAGCTTACTACTAAATAAATTTCTAAAATCATTTATAATTATATACCAACATATAACTATTTGTCAATAGCCTTAAATAAAATATATAAATGGTAGCGGAAATAGGACTTGAACCTACGACCCTTCGGGTATGAACCGAATGCTCTAGCCAGCTGAGCTATTCCGCCATATTTGGTTGCGGGAGTAGGACTTGAACCTACGACCTTCGGGTTATGAGCCCGACGAGCTACCAACTGCTCCATCCCGCGACATTTGGTGCTGAAGACCGGAATCGAACCGGTACGGTGTTTAACCACCGCAGGATTTTAAGTCCTGTGCGTCTGCCAGTTCCGCCACTCCAGCATAATTGCTAGCGCTTTACTAATAACATATAAAACGATACCTCTTGGCAACATGTTTT
Encoded here:
- the spoIIE gene encoding stage II sporulation protein E translates to MQYGIDIFPYERVGKVKDEIQKKNALNVNLILRGILYFTIGLLISRVILINNTAPFGVAFLIAIIFVNDDKIPIITASGTFLGYITLYKNLNNLPSYLVIIVTIALLSRVFKKMEVKTRALASMLVIIMFELFIYNFFIVRISPLMAFLNSFFLVLCIFPLYFILDYSLLCFNEIRTKHIFSNEEIISMSIISSLIIAGTWGLSVFTISITNILGLTFVIMIAYINGSGAGAASGVAMGIIVGMSSPNMIVFIGMYGICGLITGIFKETGKILSVISYLVAFSIIKIYCNTGSTFILFEAFVAGVIFLLIPQNTYDKLSIEFNSDKKKQSIEQGYINKIKDTFVGRLNNFSDVLSNMSDIVNNLVDNDKLAMKGKSSALVENLADRVCSNCNMKSMCWKRELHYTYAAFEELIRNFEKKSNIVPNEIERKCIKRTAILKNTEDIVNKHIINEMWRTRLSEGRELLANQIGNMADSVGEIVEDFNSEIQIDSAMEKLVCRALDKNRIKHNDLMCLNDKLGRLSIKLSLDACSGRQMCVKDLLPIINGVTAKSMCVSDEGCCIDSKTNMCKVNIEETPKFHVVSSVARQCKEGEKQNGDSYSFGKLSDGSYMSVISDGMGSGPQAGKESEAAVELIEKFTSAGFSKITAINTVNSIMTLRFSEEEKFSTIDLSSIDLYTGKIDFLKVGAVATFLKSGDSLEIIKSKSLPIGVLDKADIDIQQMKIKNGDVIVMVSDGVLDYNDENVGRVDWVVDYLGKNKCNNPKDLAEGLLAQAKKLSGNKVKDDMTVLVSKIYSLY